From the Leptolyngbyaceae cyanobacterium genome, the window AGAATTTTTGGGAATTCAACCACAAGTGCTCGTTCTGACTCGCTTAATTCCTAACTGCGAAGGAACCGCTTGTAACCTCCGCCGCGAAAAAATTGACGGGACAGAAAATGCCTGGATCTTGCGCGTTCCTTTTTCAGAATTCAATTCAAAAGTTACAGAAAACTGGATTTCTAAATTTGAAATTTGGCCTTACTTAGAAGACTTTGCCTTAAATGCAGAAAAGGAATTATTAGCCGAACTGGGCGGAAAACCAAATTTAATCATCGGTAACTACAGCGATGGCAACTTAGTAGCATTTCTGATCGCCCGTCGTCTGAAAGTAACCCATTGCAATATTGCCCATTCTTTGGAAAAACCCAAACATCTATTCAGTAACTTATATTGGCAAGATTTGGAAGAACAATATCATTTTTCCGCCCAATTCACTGCCGATTTAATTAGCATGAATGCGGCTGACTTTATCATTGCTTCTTCTTATCAAGAAATTGTGGGAACGCCGGATACGATGGGGCAATACGAATCGTACAAATGCTTCACCATGCCCAATTTGTATCATGTAGTGGATGGGATCGATTTGTTTAATTCCAAATTCAACGTAGTAACCCCAGGCGTCAATGAAAAGGTTTTCTTCCCTTATACGGAAAACCGCGACTCTAACATTCGCGCGAAAGTTGATGAACTACTATTTAAACAAGAAGACGCTCAAATTCGGGGTAATCTAGCAAATCCCGACAAGCGACCGATCTTTGCAGTAGCGCCGATTAACTCGATCAAAAACTTAGCAGGCTTAGCAGAATGCTTTGGTAAAAGTGAAGCATTGCAAGAAAAGTGTAACTTGATTTTGCTAACTGGCAAACTGCACCCAGGAGAAGCCAACGATGCCGAAGAAGCCAGGGAAATCGAAAGAATTCATGAAATTATCGATCGATACAACCTGCACGATCGCATTCGCTGGGTAGGAATGCGCCTTCCCAGTTTGGAACTCGGCGAAGCTTACCGAGTGATTGCCGATCGCGGAGGAATGTTTATTCACTTTGCACTGTTTGAAGCTTTCGGATTAACTATACTGGAAGCAATGATCTCCGGCTTACCAACTTTTGCCACCTTATTCGGGGGTGCTTTAGAAATTATGGATGATGGGGTAAACGGATTTTATATCAACCCCACAGACTTAGAGGGTACATCTGAAAAAATCGTTAATTTTATCAACCAGTGTGATGCTAATTCTCAATACTGGGAAGAAATTTCCCGCAGTGCGATCGAACGAGTTCGCACTCAATACAACTGGCAACTACACACCAAACAACTACTATCCTTGGCTAAAATATACAGCTTTTGGAAATCGGCTTATCAAGACAACCGCGATGCTTTAATTCGCTACTTGGAAGCTTTATTTTTCCTGATTTATAAACCCAGAACCGAGAAAATTTTAGCCAATCATATGCAGAGGTAAACCAAAGCTGACGAGCATTTAAGTTAGTCTTGAAAACCGCTAGGTACAAGCAGCACGATAAAGAGAAATCGACCATTTTTATCGAAACTTCAAAACGTGCAATTTAAATGCTCTTTAGCCGATTAATTTTACCATCTTCCATCCTTTGAAAATCTTAGAAAACCCTCAGTCTATATCGATCGAAAGCAGCGCCGATGGATACTAAAAATCAATTACACAAACTGCATTATACAAACTGGACTGTTACGGAAAGTCAGTTAGAACCAGAACATTTGCACGCCAGAGAAACCGTTTTTACGATTGGAAATGGTTATTTAGGTACGCGAGGCACTTTCGAGGAAGGCTATCCTAATGCCTTGGCAGTTACCTTAATTCACGGCGTCTATGATGAAGTGCCGATCGTATATACCGAACTCGCCAATTGTCCGGATTGGTTACCGCTTTCAGTAATTGTCGATGGCGATCGCTTTCGATTGGAAGAAGGTAAGATTCTCAGCTACCAGCGACAACTAGACCTCAAAAAAGGTATTCTCAGCCGAAAAGTTCGCTGGCGCAGTCCCAATCAAAAAACGATCGACATTTACTTTGAACGCTTTGCCAGTCAAGCCGACCAACATATTTTAGCAGTACGCACTCAGGTAACGCCGATCGATTTCGAGGGCGCGATCGAAATTCAAGCAAGTATCAACGGCTACCCGGAAAACCAAGGTTTCAACCATTGGGAATGGCAAAATCAAGGCAAAAGCGATCGCGGAATGTGGTTGCACCTCCGTACCCGCAAATCCCGCA encodes:
- a CDS encoding sucrose synthase, giving the protein MQELVQPVLNSDQKTEMRQLVDALRNSDKQYFLRNEILHAFAEYCHQSQKPPYFFHASSLGQLLHYTHELILEDESTWLLVRPSIASQQVWRLSGDLNSAELMTPQALLNVRDRLVDRYQPQILEIDVSPFYKYSPSIDDPRNIGQGLTFLNRHLCNQVGNDRESWLEILFQVLHRHQYKDIPLLINDRIQSGHQLSQQVKHAIEFLGEYSPHEPYQKFHQNLQELGLEPGWGNTASRVRDSLELLTRLMDNPEPALLEAFVSRVPSVFRVVLISIHGWVGQENILGRSQTAGQVVYVLDQARSLENQLWEDIKLAGLEFLGIQPQVLVLTRLIPNCEGTACNLRREKIDGTENAWILRVPFSEFNSKVTENWISKFEIWPYLEDFALNAEKELLAELGGKPNLIIGNYSDGNLVAFLIARRLKVTHCNIAHSLEKPKHLFSNLYWQDLEEQYHFSAQFTADLISMNAADFIIASSYQEIVGTPDTMGQYESYKCFTMPNLYHVVDGIDLFNSKFNVVTPGVNEKVFFPYTENRDSNIRAKVDELLFKQEDAQIRGNLANPDKRPIFAVAPINSIKNLAGLAECFGKSEALQEKCNLILLTGKLHPGEANDAEEAREIERIHEIIDRYNLHDRIRWVGMRLPSLELGEAYRVIADRGGMFIHFALFEAFGLTILEAMISGLPTFATLFGGALEIMDDGVNGFYINPTDLEGTSEKIVNFINQCDANSQYWEEISRSAIERVRTQYNWQLHTKQLLSLAKIYSFWKSAYQDNRDALIRYLEALFFLIYKPRTEKILANHMQR